One region of Halomicrobium sp. LC1Hm genomic DNA includes:
- the aroA gene encoding 3-phosphoshikimate 1-carboxyvinyltransferase has translation MNAEISPSTVGGTARAPPSKSYTHRAILAAGYADGAVVHDPLVSADTRATMRAVTAFGGSVALRDEETVLDVTGFDGRPETPDDVIDCANSGTTTRLVTATAALGDGLTVLTGDESLRSRPQGPLLDAITADLDGRAESTRGNGQAPLVVGGAVDGGAVSIPGDVSSQYITALLMAGAVTDEGIDVHLETELKSAPYVDITLEVLADFGIEAEATPDGFAVPGGQSYAPTDGEYHVPGDFSSISYLLAAGALASEDGLTITSAYPSAQGDTAIVDVVREMGAGVDWDREAGEIEVTSAPLSGVEVSVADTPDLLPTIATLGAAADGTTRIVDCEHVRYKETDRVSAMAEALTKMGASVEERRETLTIHGGESDLQGATVDGRADHRIIMALSIAGLVADGTTTVDGIEHVDVSFPGFFDVLDDIGAAVQY, from the coding sequence GTGAACGCCGAAATCAGTCCGTCGACGGTCGGTGGCACGGCACGAGCGCCGCCGTCGAAGAGTTACACGCACCGGGCAATTCTCGCAGCGGGATACGCCGACGGCGCGGTCGTACACGACCCGCTCGTCAGCGCCGACACGAGGGCGACGATGCGAGCGGTCACCGCCTTCGGCGGCAGCGTCGCGCTACGTGACGAGGAGACGGTCCTCGACGTGACCGGCTTCGACGGGCGGCCGGAGACGCCTGACGACGTGATCGACTGTGCGAACAGCGGCACGACGACGCGACTCGTCACCGCCACGGCCGCCCTCGGCGACGGGCTGACCGTCCTCACCGGTGACGAGTCGCTGCGCTCCCGACCGCAGGGACCGCTGCTAGACGCCATCACGGCAGACCTCGACGGACGCGCCGAGAGCACCCGCGGGAACGGCCAGGCCCCCCTGGTCGTCGGCGGTGCCGTCGACGGCGGCGCGGTGTCGATTCCCGGCGACGTGTCCTCGCAGTACATCACCGCGCTCCTGATGGCGGGTGCCGTCACCGACGAGGGGATCGACGTGCATCTCGAAACGGAACTCAAGAGCGCGCCGTACGTCGACATCACGCTGGAGGTGCTGGCCGACTTCGGGATCGAGGCCGAGGCGACGCCGGACGGCTTCGCGGTCCCCGGCGGCCAGTCCTACGCGCCGACCGACGGCGAGTACCACGTCCCCGGCGACTTCTCTTCGATCTCCTACCTGCTGGCCGCGGGCGCACTCGCCAGCGAGGACGGACTGACGATCACGTCCGCGTATCCGAGCGCGCAGGGCGACACGGCGATCGTCGACGTCGTCCGCGAGATGGGTGCCGGCGTCGACTGGGACCGCGAGGCCGGCGAGATCGAGGTGACGAGCGCACCCCTCTCCGGCGTCGAGGTCAGCGTCGCCGACACGCCTGACCTCCTGCCCACCATCGCGACGCTGGGCGCGGCGGCCGACGGGACCACGCGGATCGTCGACTGCGAACACGTCCGCTACAAGGAGACCGACCGCGTCAGCGCGATGGCCGAGGCGCTGACGAAGATGGGCGCGAGCGTCGAGGAGCGCCGGGAGACGCTGACGATCCACGGCGGCGAGAGCGACCTCCAGGGGGCGACGGTCGACGGGCGCGCCGACCACCGGATCATCATGGCGCTGTCGATCGCCGGTCTCGTCGCCGACGGGACGACGACGGTCGACGGCATCGAACACGTCGACGTGTCGTTCCCGGGCTTTTTCGACGTGCTCGACGACATCGGCGCGGCCGTCCAGTACTGA
- a CDS encoding Xaa-Pro peptidase family protein codes for MDPDFSELDAALDDRDLDGYLIDADSTDSDQYYLSGFDAPDPFLTLYDGEVHLLFSRSLEYGRAKKEARADTVERYVDFGYQRKVEEYGPREGVSRVIAAFLDAYDVESVAVPPRFPLSTADRLRDRGVTVESDGESVITEIRATKTDEEVEHIETAQRANEAAMAAAEELLRESRTAAKGQLLYDGERVTSERIKEEIEVTLLRHGCALDETIVACGSDAADPHDRGSGPLRAGEPIIVDIFPQDKASKYHADMTRTFVVGEPDETVAEWYELTARAHAAALDAIEPGATGAEVHDAVCDVYEAAGQPTLRSDESTETGFIHSTGHGVGLDVHELPRVAPNGGVLEPGHVVTVEPGLYDPEVGGVRIEDFVVVTEDGYENLTEYPKELVV; via the coding sequence ATGGATCCAGACTTCAGCGAACTGGACGCCGCCCTGGACGACCGTGATCTCGACGGCTACCTGATCGACGCCGACTCGACCGACTCCGATCAGTACTACCTCTCGGGGTTCGACGCGCCCGATCCCTTTCTGACGCTGTACGACGGCGAGGTTCACCTGCTCTTCTCTCGGAGCCTGGAGTACGGACGGGCGAAGAAGGAGGCCCGCGCCGACACCGTCGAGCGCTACGTCGACTTCGGGTACCAGCGCAAAGTCGAGGAGTACGGCCCACGAGAAGGCGTCAGCCGCGTGATCGCTGCGTTCCTCGACGCCTACGACGTAGAGTCGGTCGCCGTGCCGCCACGATTCCCCCTCTCGACGGCCGACAGACTGCGGGACCGCGGCGTGACCGTCGAGTCGGACGGCGAGAGTGTGATCACGGAGATCCGAGCGACCAAGACCGACGAGGAAGTCGAACACATCGAGACCGCCCAGCGGGCCAACGAGGCGGCGATGGCCGCGGCCGAGGAACTGCTCCGGGAGAGTCGCACTGCGGCCAAAGGGCAGTTGCTCTACGACGGCGAGCGGGTCACGAGCGAGCGGATCAAAGAGGAGATCGAGGTGACGCTGTTGCGCCACGGCTGTGCGCTCGACGAGACGATCGTCGCCTGCGGGAGCGACGCCGCAGATCCCCACGACAGAGGGAGCGGGCCGCTGCGTGCCGGCGAGCCGATCATCGTCGACATCTTTCCCCAGGACAAGGCGTCGAAGTACCACGCCGACATGACCCGGACGTTCGTCGTCGGCGAACCCGACGAGACGGTGGCCGAGTGGTACGAACTCACCGCCCGAGCCCACGCCGCCGCCCTCGACGCGATCGAGCCCGGTGCCACCGGTGCCGAGGTACACGACGCCGTCTGTGACGTGTACGAAGCGGCGGGCCAGCCGACGCTGCGCAGCGACGAGTCGACCGAGACGGGATTCATCCACAGCACCGGTCACGGCGTCGGGCTGGACGTTCACGAACTCCCGCGCGTCGCGCCGAACGGCGGCGTCCTCGAACCCGGCCACGTCGTCACGGTCGAGCCGGGCCTGTACGATCCCGAGGTCGGTGGCGTCCGCATCGAGGACTTCGTCGTCGTCACCGAAGACGGCTACGAGAACCTCACTGAGTACCCCAAGGAACTGGTCGTCTGA
- a CDS encoding ribbon-helix-helix domain-containing protein, with protein sequence MSDYTTVSIPKDLADRVEETIEGTSFSSTSDLVRFMLRSIVIQHQQQGELTEAEFQDITEQLQDLGYIE encoded by the coding sequence ATGTCCGATTACACCACGGTGTCGATCCCGAAAGACCTCGCCGACAGGGTCGAGGAGACGATCGAGGGGACGAGCTTCTCGTCGACGAGCGACCTCGTTCGCTTCATGCTCCGGAGCATCGTCATTCAGCACCAACAGCAGGGCGAACTCACCGAAGCCGAGTTCCAGGACATCACCGAACAGCTCCAGGACCTGGGCTACATCGAGTAG
- a CDS encoding VOC family protein, whose protein sequence is MVGAPRHLTLEVKYLDRAREFYGSVLDLPVREDGADEVAFGAGDATLRIQTPGAVPRGGLHTHYALSVSRAASDDWYERLDRRLTVEEHRFGDDRSLYCYDPDGNCVELAETVDTGDGVVGLFEVVLEVEALDTAVEFYRTLGFEVVDRGDQRRRVRLTTGSVDLELWEPQLGLADARGGVHVDWGIEAAAPRTAAERVRETARSVEHVDGGSRLRDPDGHSLTLFEP, encoded by the coding sequence ATGGTCGGTGCGCCCCGCCACCTGACGCTCGAAGTGAAGTACCTCGATCGGGCACGGGAGTTCTACGGGTCGGTGCTCGACCTGCCGGTCCGCGAAGACGGGGCCGACGAGGTCGCCTTCGGTGCGGGCGACGCGACGCTCCGGATACAGACGCCGGGAGCGGTCCCGCGCGGTGGCCTCCACACCCACTACGCGCTCTCGGTCTCCAGAGCGGCCTCCGACGACTGGTACGAACGCCTCGATCGCCGACTGACGGTCGAAGAACACCGTTTCGGCGACGACCGGTCGCTGTACTGCTACGACCCGGACGGCAACTGTGTCGAACTCGCAGAGACCGTCGACACCGGTGACGGTGTGGTGGGACTGTTCGAGGTCGTGCTCGAAGTCGAGGCGCTCGATACCGCCGTCGAGTTCTACCGGACGCTCGGCTTCGAGGTGGTCGATCGCGGCGACCAGCGCCGTCGGGTTCGGTTGACGACGGGTTCGGTCGACCTCGAACTGTGGGAGCCCCAGCTCGGGCTGGCCGACGCCCGCGGCGGCGTCCACGTCGACTGGGGTATCGAAGCGGCCGCTCCCCGAACGGCCGCAGAACGGGTCCGGGAGACCGCACGCTCCGTCGAACACGTCGACGGCGGCAGTCGGCTCCGCGATCCGGACGGTCACTCCCTCACGCTGTTCGAGCCGTAG
- a CDS encoding DUF5779 family protein — MSEFEGLDLQAVEDQMDTDEGGDGSDRIVLGVLDGSTGPDEWLETIHGGAVLVLNVDGDLNELAAGFARDVKETGGELVHFRGFLIVTPPGVTIDTDRLE, encoded by the coding sequence ATGAGTGAGTTCGAGGGGCTCGACCTGCAGGCCGTCGAAGATCAGATGGACACCGACGAGGGCGGGGACGGGAGCGACCGAATCGTGCTTGGCGTTCTGGACGGCTCGACCGGCCCGGACGAGTGGCTTGAGACGATTCACGGCGGTGCCGTCCTCGTCTTGAACGTCGACGGCGACCTGAACGAGCTGGCCGCTGGCTTCGCCCGCGACGTGAAGGAGACGGGCGGGGAACTCGTCCACTTCCGTGGGTTCCTGATCGTCACGCCGCCCGGCGTCACGATCGACACCGACCGGCTGGAGTGA
- a CDS encoding LeuA family protein has protein sequence MEFFQGTLDSTSEITEARIFDTTLRDGEQSPRTSFSYEDKREIAAILDDMGTHVIEAGFPVNSDAEFEAVRDITEASSVTVCGLARVVEKDIEAALDAGVDLVHTFVSTSDVQLQDSMHATRQEALDSAIESVERVKEAGVECMFSPMDATRTDEDFLVDVIEGVSEAGTDWINIPDTCGVATPRRFYDLIEMVDAETEARIDVHTHDDFGLASANAISGYEAGAAQAQVSVNGIGERAGNAAYEEVVMALESLYDVETGIDTTRITELSAIIEEKSGIDVPANKPVVGANAFSHESGIHAAGVIENSDTFEPGVMTPEMVGAKRQLVLGKHTGQHSVRERLVDAGYDPTDEHVREVTRRVKDYGAEKKRVTMEELTRFAEDIGVPESQEEVRA, from the coding sequence ATCGAGTTCTTCCAGGGCACACTGGATTCCACTTCTGAGATTACAGAAGCACGTATTTTCGACACGACGCTACGTGACGGCGAGCAGTCGCCACGCACGTCGTTTAGCTACGAAGACAAACGAGAGATTGCAGCGATCCTAGACGACATGGGGACCCACGTCATCGAGGCGGGGTTCCCGGTCAACTCCGACGCGGAGTTCGAGGCCGTCCGAGACATCACCGAGGCCAGTTCGGTGACGGTCTGTGGGCTGGCTCGCGTCGTCGAGAAAGACATCGAGGCGGCACTGGACGCCGGTGTGGACCTGGTCCACACGTTCGTCTCGACCAGCGACGTACAGCTACAGGACTCCATGCACGCGACTCGACAGGAGGCACTCGACAGCGCGATCGAGTCCGTCGAGCGCGTCAAGGAGGCCGGCGTCGAGTGCATGTTCTCGCCGATGGACGCCACGCGCACGGACGAGGACTTCCTCGTCGACGTGATCGAGGGCGTCTCCGAGGCGGGGACCGACTGGATCAACATTCCCGACACCTGCGGCGTCGCCACGCCCCGTCGGTTCTACGACCTCATCGAGATGGTCGACGCGGAGACCGAGGCCCGCATCGACGTCCACACCCACGACGACTTCGGGCTGGCGTCGGCAAACGCCATCTCGGGCTACGAGGCCGGGGCGGCCCAGGCACAGGTCAGCGTCAACGGGATCGGCGAACGCGCCGGGAACGCGGCCTACGAAGAGGTCGTGATGGCGCTGGAGAGCCTGTACGACGTGGAGACGGGGATCGACACGACCCGGATCACCGAACTCTCCGCGATCATCGAGGAGAAGTCGGGCATCGACGTCCCCGCGAACAAACCGGTGGTGGGTGCGAACGCGTTCTCACACGAGAGCGGGATCCACGCCGCGGGCGTGATCGAGAACTCCGACACGTTCGAGCCCGGCGTCATGACCCCCGAGATGGTCGGGGCCAAGCGCCAGCTCGTGCTGGGCAAGCACACGGGCCAGCACTCGGTCCGCGAGCGTCTGGTCGACGCCGGCTACGACCCGACCGACGAACACGTTCGGGAAGTGACCCGGCGCGTCAAGGACTACGGCGCGGAGAAAAAGCGGGTCACGATGGAGGAACTGACCCGCTTCGCCGAGGACATCGGCGTCCCCGAGTCCCAAGAGGAGGTCCGGGCATAG
- the ilvB gene encoding biosynthetic-type acetolactate synthase large subunit encodes MSERASVQADEADADEDEEEQAPVTTGAQSVVRALENAGAEYVFGVQGGAIMPVYDALYDSEIDHVTMAHEQGASHAADAFGIVSGEPGVCFATSGPGATNLVTGLADANMDSDPVIALTGQVPTDFVGNDAFQETDTVGITQPVTKHSYFADDADTVGTEVGEAWALANEGRQGPTLVDLPKDITKGETEIEPAPPKKPDTYDVPEEADDEDVQEAADALAAAQRPVVLAGGGVIKADAADALRDFAFEYEIPVITTMPGIGSFPEDHELSLEWAGMHGTGYANMAITNTDCMLAIGTRFDDRLTGGIDSFAPDADIVHVDIDPAEISKNVHADYPLIGDARATLRQLYDAMPSAPDADEWREQCQEWKAEYPMDYETPDDEPLKPQYVVERFSDLTPDDTIVCTGVGQHQMWASQFWEFTEPRTWVSSHGLGTMGYGAPAAIGAKLAAPDQEVVCFDGDGSFLMTVQELSVAVRENLDITYVVLNNEAVGMVRQWQDAFHEGRRMASEYPWIPEFDKLAEAFGARGFRLEEYDDVEETIQAAREYDGPSVVDAIIDPAENVYPMVPSGGDNGLFALNERHLEQL; translated from the coding sequence ATGAGTGAACGAGCGTCGGTCCAGGCCGACGAGGCCGACGCCGACGAGGACGAGGAAGAGCAGGCCCCGGTCACGACCGGCGCACAGTCAGTCGTCAGGGCGCTGGAAAACGCGGGCGCGGAGTACGTCTTCGGCGTCCAAGGCGGCGCGATCATGCCCGTCTACGACGCGCTGTACGACTCCGAGATCGACCACGTCACGATGGCCCACGAACAGGGCGCGTCCCACGCGGCGGACGCCTTCGGCATCGTCTCGGGCGAGCCCGGCGTCTGCTTTGCCACGTCGGGCCCCGGCGCGACGAACCTCGTCACCGGGCTGGCCGACGCCAACATGGACTCGGACCCGGTGATCGCGCTGACCGGCCAGGTGCCGACGGACTTCGTCGGCAACGACGCCTTCCAGGAGACGGACACGGTCGGCATCACCCAGCCGGTCACCAAGCACAGCTACTTCGCCGACGACGCAGACACCGTCGGGACCGAGGTCGGCGAGGCCTGGGCGCTGGCAAACGAGGGACGACAGGGACCGACGCTGGTCGACCTCCCCAAGGACATCACCAAAGGGGAGACGGAGATCGAGCCGGCCCCGCCGAAGAAGCCAGACACCTACGACGTGCCCGAAGAGGCCGACGACGAGGACGTCCAGGAGGCCGCCGACGCACTGGCGGCCGCCCAGCGGCCGGTCGTCCTCGCGGGCGGCGGCGTCATCAAGGCCGACGCGGCCGACGCGCTGCGGGACTTCGCCTTCGAGTACGAGATCCCGGTCATCACGACGATGCCGGGGATCGGGAGCTTCCCGGAAGACCACGAGCTCTCGCTTGAGTGGGCGGGCATGCACGGCACCGGCTACGCCAACATGGCGATCACCAACACCGACTGCATGCTGGCGATCGGCACCCGCTTCGACGACCGGCTGACGGGCGGGATCGACTCCTTCGCACCCGACGCCGACATCGTCCACGTCGACATCGACCCCGCAGAGATCAGCAAGAACGTCCACGCTGACTATCCGCTGATCGGCGACGCTCGGGCCACGCTCCGGCAGCTCTACGACGCGATGCCGTCGGCACCGGACGCCGACGAGTGGCGCGAGCAGTGCCAGGAGTGGAAAGCCGAGTACCCGATGGACTACGAGACGCCCGACGACGAACCGCTGAAGCCACAGTACGTCGTCGAGCGGTTCAGCGATCTGACGCCGGACGACACGATCGTCTGTACCGGCGTCGGCCAGCACCAGATGTGGGCCTCCCAGTTCTGGGAGTTCACCGAACCCCGCACCTGGGTCTCCAGTCACGGACTGGGGACGATGGGGTACGGCGCGCCCGCCGCCATCGGCGCGAAGCTGGCCGCGCCCGACCAGGAGGTCGTCTGCTTCGACGGTGACGGCTCCTTCCTGATGACCGTCCAGGAGCTCTCGGTCGCCGTCCGCGAGAACCTCGACATCACCTACGTCGTCCTCAACAACGAGGCCGTCGGGATGGTCCGCCAGTGGCAGGACGCCTTCCACGAGGGTCGTCGGATGGCCTCCGAGTACCCGTGGATCCCCGAGTTCGACAAGCTCGCCGAGGCCTTCGGCGCGCGGGGCTTCCGGCTGGAGGAGTACGACGACGTCGAGGAGACGATCCAGGCGGCACGCGAGTACGACGGCCCCTCGGTCGTCGACGCGATCATCGACCCCGCAGAGAACGTCTATCCGATGGTTCCCAGCGGCGGGGACAACGGACTGTTCGCACTGAACGAGCGACATCTGGAGCAACTATGA
- the ilvN gene encoding acetolactate synthase small subunit, with protein MPGPAPDERMRPDGRRNTQGIRIDPEAEVTHEPREAVLSALVKHEPGVLSEVSSLFSRRQFNIESLTVGPTHDDGVARMTIVIEEPQPGIEQAKKQLRKLVPTISVTELDQQNTRRELALIKVSGEKPDDVNAVADMYGGQAVDVTAESVTVELTGSKQKIDAAVGAFEQFDVQEVVRTGTAALERGADTLENDD; from the coding sequence ATGCCAGGGCCGGCCCCGGACGAGCGGATGCGTCCGGACGGGCGGCGCAACACGCAGGGTATTCGCATCGACCCCGAGGCGGAGGTCACACACGAGCCACGCGAGGCCGTCCTCTCCGCACTCGTGAAACACGAGCCCGGCGTCCTCTCGGAGGTGTCGAGCCTCTTCAGCCGCCGGCAGTTCAACATCGAGAGCCTGACCGTCGGCCCGACTCACGACGACGGGGTGGCCCGGATGACGATCGTCATCGAGGAACCCCAGCCCGGCATCGAGCAGGCGAAAAAGCAGCTGCGCAAGCTCGTGCCGACGATCTCGGTGACGGAACTGGACCAGCAGAACACGCGCCGCGAACTCGCGCTGATCAAGGTCAGCGGCGAGAAGCCAGACGACGTCAACGCCGTCGCGGACATGTACGGCGGGCAGGCGGTCGACGTGACCGCCGAATCGGTCACCGTCGAGCTGACCGGCAGCAAGCAGAAGATCGACGCCGCCGTCGGCGCGTTCGAGCAGTTCGACGTGCAGGAAGTCGTGCGGACCGGAACCGCAGCACTTGAAAGAGGGGCCGACACACTGGAGAACGATGACTGA
- the ilvC gene encoding ketol-acid reductoisomerase — MTDKLTTDVYYDEDVDASHIEDKTVAILGYGSQGHAQAQNLDDSGVDVVVGLRESSSSRTEAEADGLRVETPAAAASEADIVVMLVPDTVQPDVYETIEDGLDAGDTLQFAHGFNIHYGQIEPAADVDVTMVAPKSPGHLVRRTYKRDEGTPGLIAVEQDATGDAKQEALAYAQAVGCARAGVIETTFQEEVETDLFGEQAVLCGGVTDLVKAGFETLVDAGYAPEMAYFECLNELKLIVDLMYEGGHMGMWNSVSDTAEYGGLTRGESVIDREGMEEILEEVQNGEFAREWISENQANRPAYKQYRSAEQNHQIERVGADLRELFAWDGEDADADAAEAPADD; from the coding sequence ATGACTGACAAACTCACGACCGACGTTTACTACGACGAAGACGTAGACGCATCGCACATCGAAGACAAGACCGTCGCGATCCTCGGCTACGGCAGCCAGGGCCACGCACAGGCACAGAACCTCGACGACAGCGGCGTCGACGTGGTGGTCGGCCTGCGAGAGTCCTCGTCCTCCCGGACCGAGGCAGAAGCCGACGGACTGCGAGTCGAGACGCCCGCGGCCGCCGCCAGCGAGGCCGACATCGTCGTCATGCTGGTCCCAGACACGGTCCAGCCCGACGTGTACGAGACCATCGAGGACGGCCTCGACGCGGGCGACACGCTCCAGTTCGCACACGGGTTCAACATCCACTACGGCCAGATCGAGCCCGCCGCGGACGTGGACGTGACGATGGTCGCGCCCAAGTCCCCCGGCCACCTCGTGCGCCGCACGTACAAGCGCGACGAGGGGACGCCGGGCCTGATCGCCGTCGAGCAGGACGCGACCGGCGACGCCAAGCAGGAGGCACTCGCCTACGCCCAGGCTGTCGGCTGCGCGCGAGCCGGCGTCATCGAGACGACCTTCCAGGAAGAAGTCGAGACCGACCTGTTCGGCGAGCAGGCCGTCCTCTGTGGCGGCGTCACCGACCTCGTGAAGGCCGGCTTCGAGACGCTCGTCGACGCGGGCTACGCCCCCGAGATGGCCTACTTCGAGTGTCTGAACGAACTCAAACTCATCGTCGATCTGATGTACGAAGGCGGCCACATGGGGATGTGGAACTCCGTCTCCGACACCGCCGAGTACGGCGGTCTCACGCGCGGTGAGTCGGTGATCGACCGCGAGGGCATGGAAGAGATCCTCGAAGAGGTCCAGAACGGCGAGTTCGCTCGCGAGTGGATCTCGGAGAACCAGGCCAACCGGCCGGCCTACAAGCAGTACCGTTCGGCAGAACAGAACCACCAGATCGAACGCGTCGGCGCGGACCTGCGCGAACTGTTCGCGTGGGACGGCGAGGACGCCGACGCCGACGCTGCGGAAGCACCAGCAGACGACTGA